The proteins below are encoded in one region of Hordeum vulgare subsp. vulgare unplaced genomic scaffold, MorexV3_pseudomolecules_assembly, whole genome shotgun sequence:
- the LOC123418462 gene encoding mannose/glucose-specific lectin-like gives MANFQKTPSAAFVEITELNFSNLYLFHTPLGSNQNQSVIIDSNATTGLGSTVVNNWSICDGPSPGATVVARAQGLHIYAGNWENTFSITFEIERFKGSTLQVMGISVEEGEWAIVGGTGQFAMANGVIHKKFHEQRSDGNIIELTIHGFCPVLKSESLLTKLGPWGGNGGDDKDILEAVPRRLESITVSSGSIVDSIKFSYVDQTGQKHTAGPWGGSGGNQNTFVLGASEFVKEVSGTFGIYDKDLHNIITSLKFITNVKTYGPFGEAKGTPFTIAVQKNSSIVGFFARSGIYLDALGAYVRPL, from the exons ATGGCCAATTTCCAGAAAACTCCCTCCGCCGCGTTTGTAGAGATCACTGAGCTCAACTTCAGCAACCTGTACCTTTTCCACACGCCCCTCGGTTCAAACCAAAATCAGTCAGTTATAATAGACTCCAATGCCACTACTGGTTTGGGTTCGACTGTTGTTAACAACTGGTCGATATGTGATGGCCCTAGCCCTGGCGCCACTGTCGTTGCGCGTGCGCAAGGCCTGCATATCTATGCTGGTAACTGGGAGAATACTTTCAGCATAACCTTTGAGATTGAAAG GTTTAAGGGGTCAACGCTTCAAGTGATGGGGATATCTGTTGAAGAAGGCGAGTGGGCTATTGTTGGTGGGACGGGACAGTTTGCAATGGCAAACGGTGTCATCCACAAAAAGTTCCATGAACAAAGGAGCGACGGTAACATCATAGAACTCACTATCCATGGGTTTTGCCCCGTGTTGAAATCAGAG AGCCTTCTCACAAAGCTTGGACCATGGGGTGGAAATGGAGGGGATGATAAAGACATTTTAGAGGCAGTACCAAGGCGTCTGGAGAGCATCACAGTTAGCAGCGGCTCAATTGTTGATTCAATCAAATTTTCTTATGTTGACCAGACTGGACAGAAGCACACCGCTGGACCATGGGGAGGTTCGGGAGGAAATCAAAACACG tttgtgctCGGCGCTTCTGAGTTTGTGAAGGAAGTTTCTGGAACATTCGGCATTTATGACAAAGACCTACACAACATAATAACTTCCTTGAAATTTATCACCAATGTGAAGACTTACGGGCCTTTCGGAGAAGCGAAGGGAACCCCTTTCACCATAGCCGTGCAGAAGAATAGTAGCATCGTTGGGTTCTTTGCGCGCAGCGGGATATATCTTGATGCGCTTGGTGCCTACGTGCGCCCACTCTAA